In the genome of Kallotenue papyrolyticum, the window CTGGCCCTGGCCAATCCCTATGTCGCCTCGGCAGCGCTGGCCTGCGCCGCGCTGGAGCAACCGCTCAACCAGGCCGAGATCGATCGCTGGCAGGTGCGCGAGCTGCGCGATCGCCTGCTGCGCCGTGGCACGTTGCGCGCCCTGCCGGGCGATGAACTGTGGCCTGCCGGTTCCTCAGCAGCGGAGCGCTGCGCCGAGCTCGATCCGATCAGCATCGGTGGACGCGCCTACCAGGTGCGCGCGCCGGATGGCCGCCTGATCGATTGGCTGCCGCCGGCGCTGCTCGACCGCTGCGCGCTGCCCGGGCAGGTCTGGCAGCCGGGCTGGGCTGTGGCCCGACGCGACGATGCCAGCGGCGTGATTCAGCTCCGCGACGATCCAGGCCGGCGCCTGACGCTACCGTTGGCGCGGGTTGAGGTGGTGGTGCGCGAAGAGCTGGACGCGCGTCGCATGAACCTGGGCGCGGCCAGCCTGGAGCTGGTGCGCGGCAAGGCGCTGGTGACGCACCAGGTCACCGGTCTACTGGAGCTGCGCCCCGACGCGCAGCCACGCGTGCTGAGCGCGCCGGCCAGCGAAAGCCAGTGGAGCGCCGCCGTCTGCTGGTTCCACCTGCCGGTCGCGCCGCCTGACCCGCGCGTGACGGGCTGGGCACTGCTCCAAACGCTGCCGCTGCTGACGCTGGGCCATCCCGCCGGCCTGTTCTGCACCTACGACCCGGCCACGCAGCGCTGCTACGTGCTAGAGAGCGAGCCCGGCGGCAACGGGGTGATCGAGGCTTGGTATCCGCACCTGGAGCAGCTCCTGACCTGGGCGCTCGACCTGTGCGCCGCCTGCCGCGCCGATCCGCTGTACGCGCCGCTGGCAGCATCGGAAGCCGCATGGCTGGAAGGATTACGCCAACCCGTCCAACCCGGCCACGCTCCCGCCCTGCCCGTCGAGACCAACGCCACGGCCATCGCACACGACGACACTCCGCCCGCCGAGGCCAACGCCACGGCCATCGCGCACGACGAAGCGCCGCCCACCGATGAGGCACCGCCGGCATGCGCATCCCCGGCGTCCGCTGTGCCGGTCGTTCAGCCGGCAACAACGCACGCAGCGCCGGAGCATGCCCAGAGCCAGGCACCACCCGCAGCAACGCCAGCCGGTGCGGCACAGGCGCCGGCGCCTGTCCCACCGGACGCCACGTCGCCGCCGGAAACTGCCGCGCGAGCAACGCCGGCGCCGCCACCGGTCACCGTAGCCCAGCCACCCGCAGCCGACGATCCGTCCGCCCTCGAAGCTGCGCCGGCCGATACCGCCGACACAGCCGCGCCCGAGGAGCAGCCCGTCGATGTTGCGGCGCTGATCGCGCGCATGCGCCGCCTGCGCGAGCAACGCGCCACCGCGTCGCCCAGCGGGCAGAGCGGACGCCACCGCGCGCCGGGAGAGCGCCCGGCCGAGACCTTCGACACGCAGGCGCTGCGCTTCCACATCGGCGAGCGGGTGCAGTGCCTGCCCTACGGCGCTGGCGTTGTGCGCGCCAGCCGGCTGGTCGATGGCCGTGAACAGTTGACAGTTGAGTTTCCGGAGTACGGCGCAATCGAGATCGATCCGGCGGTCAGCCTGGTGCGCTCGCTGGGCCGCGCCCAGGATGCAGAGCAGTCCTAACGGATCGGGTATGGGCCGGATGGATCAGTCCGGCCTCGATCCGGTTGTTGAGGAGCATCAAGCGTGGTATCGTGGCCTTGAAAAGGCGCAAACCGGGCTGCAGCGCACCAGCGGTCCGGCTGTACGAAAATTACGAGCTACGGTAAGATACACGCGCAGACCTGCAGAAGAGAGCGATTCCGGCGCAGACCTTCTCCGTAGGCGTTGAAGGCCCCGCCTGATCATCGCGCACCACATCGAGTATGGAGAGGGCATGATCGCACGTTCAACCGCCACCGACTGGCGTGAAACCGTCAAAAATTATGTCAAATTAACCAAACCAACCATTGTTGGCTTGCTGCTGTTTACCACCGTGATCCCGATGTTTCTCGCTCGGGAAGGCCCGTACGATGCCTCATTCTGGGCGCTGGTCTTCTGGACGCTGGTAGGCGGCGCCCTGGCGGCGGGTGGCGCGGGCGCGATCAACATGTATCTGGATCGCGACATCGACGCGCGCATGTCGCGCACCCGGCAGCGGCCGATTCCCAGCAACCGCATCCAGCCCATTCACGCGCTGAGCTTTGGCATCGTCCTCAATCTGATCGCGTTTGTGGTCCTGGTGCTGACGGCCAATCTGCTGGCTGCGGTGCTGGCGATGATCGGCACGTTCTACTACACGGTGGTGTACACCAGTTGGCTGAAGCGGCGCACCACCCAGAACATCGTGATCGGCGGCGCCGCCGGCGCGATCCCGCCGCTGGTCGGCTGGGCGGCCGTCGCCGGGCACCTCAGCGCCGAGCCACTCCTGTTGTTTGCGATCATCTACTACTGGACGCCGCCGCACTTCTGGGCGCTGGCGCTGCTGCGCCAGGTTGAGTATGCCCGCGCCGGCATTCCGATGCTGCCGGTCGTCGCCGGCGAACAGGCGACCAAGTGGCAGATTTTGCTCTATACCGTGCTGCTGGTGGCGATCACCGCGCTGCTCACGCCGCTGGGGATGGCGGGACCCTTGTACCTGGTGCTGGCGCTGGCGCTCGGCGCGATCTTTATCCGCGGCGCCTACCGCCTGTATCGCCAACCAGGGGTCAGCGCCGCCTGGCCGCTCTACAAATATTCGTCGATGTATCTGGCGCTGGTCTTTGCAGCGATGTTGATCGACCACCTCATCATGCGCTGGTGGTGAGGGATGCGACCGCCGGCGCGTCTTCGGCATGCCTCGCGCAGGCGCTCGAACGCGCCGGCCGCCGTTCAGGATTGCGAAGGCTGCTCGTCGAGATCGGCTTCGATCGTGGCGCGCTCGCCTTCGGCCTGGCTGGGCTTGCCCGGCGGCGGAACCTGTGACTGACCGCCGCTACCGGGCTGGCGTTCGCCCTCGGCCTGGCTCGGTTTGCCACCCGGGGCGTAGGTCTCGTGATCCTGTTGGTGGGTATGCTCGGACATCATTCCTCCTCGACATCGAAGATGACCGCTTGCTATGCCCCATGCCAGCAGCAACCGGCGTGCCAGACCGATCACGCATAACCCAGGGAGACACAAGCATGCCCATCGTCTTTGAACATGCTGTACTGGTGGATGCCACCGGTCAACGCGAGGATGCCTCGCTTGCCTTCGCGCACGGACGGATCGTTCCGGCGCCATCCGACACGCCAGGCATTGATCTCGCGGGCGCGATCGTCACGCCCGGCTTTGTTGACGTCCATACGCACGGTGGCGGCGGCTACAACCTGCAGACCACCGACGCTCAGGAGATTCTGGCATATGCACGCTGGGCGCCGCGCACCGGCACCACCGCTTTTCTGGTGGCCGTCGTGGGCGTGCCGCATGCCCTGCCCGAAGCGCAGCTACGCGCTGCGGTCGCGGCGATCGAGCAGGGCAGCCCTGCCGCCGAACCGCTGGGCATTCACCTAGAAGGTCCGTACATGAACCCCGCGCGGCGTGGCGCGCACGATCCCTCCTGGCTACGGCAGCCCACGCCCGCCGAAACCGAGCAGATCCTCGCGCTGGCGCAGGGCCATTTGCGGCTGATCACGCTGGCGCCGGAGCTCCCCGGCGCAGACGCGCTGATTCAGCGCCTGGCGGCTGCGGGCGTGACCGTCAGCATCGGCCATACCGACGCCACCTACGAACAGGCCGCTGCGGCTATTCCGCTGGGCATTACCCACGCCACGCACTGCTTCAACGCCATGCGCCCGCTGCACCATCGCGAGCCGGGCGCACTAGGGGCGATCGTCGAACACGAGCAGGTGCTGGGCGAGCTGATCGCCGACGGCGTGCATGTGCATCCCGCGGTTGCGCGCATTCTGCTGCGCGCCCTGGGACCGGAGCGCGCGATCATCGTCACGGACGCGCTGGCCTGCGCCGGAGTCCCCGACGCGGTCTTCGAGTTCAACGGCCAGCCTGCGCGCGTGGTCGATGGCGTAGCGCGTCTGGCGGACGGCACGATCACCGGCAGCGTGCTGACCATGGATCAGGCCCTGCGCAACCTTGTCCAGATCGTAGGCGTACCGCTGCCCCAGGCCGTCGGCATGCTCACGCGCAACCCGGCACGCTCGGCGGGCGTGGCGGCGCGCAAGGGCCGGTTGGCACCAGGCTACGATGCCGATCTGCTGATCTTCGATGCGCAGTTGGAGCTGCAGGCAACCATCTGTCGTGGACGGCTGGCCTGGGCGCGCGCTGACTGGCAGGAGCGCCTCGCAGCGCTGCCGTCGATCTGAGGCGGGCCGCGCTCGTCAGCCGGCACTGCCGGACGCACAGCGCATCACTGCGCCTCCTCTGGGGCAGCGCCGTGCTGCTCCGGCGCCGCCGTGGCAGGCTCGTCGGAATACATGCGACTGCGCGCCCTCTCGCGGCGACCCTCCGCCGGCAAGAGACGGCCCGCTTTGTCCAGCCCAAACGCGGGCATGCCGCTATACACGCTTTCGTACTGGCCAGGGCCGATGCGATAGGTCTCGTGCCAGATGCCCACATCCCCGCGACTCCCGCCGACACGTCGATTGAAGGCGACCCATGCCGGCCAGCTGGCCAGTGGGCATAATCATGGCTGCGCGCATAGGCTTCCAAGTGGTCAGTGTGGAGTTTCACAGATGTAGGGAGACGACTACATGGCGCGCAGACACTCCTCGATTCCATGTTCAAGATAGCAGGGAGGTTGTGAAGAACTGATGAAGAAGCTATCAGGATTCAGTAAACATGGTTAGGCCCAATAACCTTTGATTCAGCTTGAGCGCAGCATGGAAGCGCGTGCCCACTCCAGAGCCATGGGCAAGGGAGAGGCATCGATCGGTCCTTCGCCTGTAGCAATACCTGATCGGGGTGGGCGCTCGAAGCCGTCGTTTGGATCAAGCGCGGGTATGTTGGCAGTTCTGGCCTAGGCGGGTTATCATAGAGGTAGAAACATGCCATCGGCATCTGCCAGATGGCGGGTGAAACCGATGCCGATCACAATCCTTGCAACGAAACTCGTTCTGCCGCCGCCACAGCATCCACTCGTGCCGCGGCAACAGGTGATCGCGCGGTTGGATGCAGCGTTCGCCTACCCGGTGACGATCGTCTCGGCGCAGGCAGGGTCGGGCAAAACCAGCGCGCTGCGGGACTGGGTCTCCCGCCATGAGCGTGCCGTTGCCTGGCTGTCGCTCGACCCGGAGGACAACGACCCCACCCGCTTCTGGGCCTATGTGATCGCCGCGCTGCGGCAGCTGCAGCCAGAGCTGGCGGAACGTTCGCACACCGCGCTGCAGGCGCACGCCCAGCAGTCGCCGCCGGTCGATGCGCTGCTCACACCGCTGCTGAACGATCTAGCGGTCGTTCCCGACGAACGCCCGTCCGGCGCAGCAACCGCTGCGCAAGGGTTGGCGCAGCCCCACATAGCGCTTGTCCTGGACGATTATCATCTGATCGACAACCCCACTATCCACGCGGGGGTTGCGTTTCTGATCGACCACCTCCCCACGCACCTGCACGTGCTGATCGCCAGCCGCTCCGATCCGCCGCTGCCGCTCGCCCGCTGGCGGGCGCGCAACCAGTTGCACGACATCCGCTTCGAGGATCTGCGCTTCACTGCTGAGGAAGCGGCATACTTTTTGAATCGGGTCATGGGCCTGCAGCTCGCCGCCGACGACATCGCGGCGCTGATGGCCCGCACGGAAGGGTGGATCGCCGGGCTACACCTGGCCGCGCTGTCGTTGCGGGGCCGCGACGATCAGGCAAAACGCCAGTTTGTGGCGGCGTTCAGCGGCAGCCAGCGCTACATCCTGGAGTATCTGGTCGAAGAAGTGCTCGACCGCCAGCCGGAACACACCCGGCGGTTTTTGCTGCGCACATCGATCCTCGACTATCTGCTCGGTTCGCTGTGCGATGCGCTGACCGGGGAGGCTGACGGCCAGAGCATGCTGGAGGCGTTGGAGCGCGCCAATCTATTCGTCGCGCCGATGGCGGCGGATCGGCGCTGGTATCGCTACCACCACCTGTTCGCCGAGATGTTGCGGCTGCAATTGCAGCGCACCGAACCCGATCTGGCACCGGTATTGCACCGCAAGGCAGCGCTGTGGTACGCCGCGAACGATCTGATCGACGATGCGATGCACCACGCGCTGGCGGAGGGCGACGCCAGCTGGATCGCCGCTCTGCTCGAACGGTACGTCGAAGCGACCCTGCGCCGCGGCGAGGGCGAGACGCTGCGGCGCTGGCTGGCGGCGGTGCCGATGGAACTGGTGCGCACCCGGCCCCGGCTGATGTTGGCACAGGCGGTGGTGGCGTTCAATGCCGGCCACCTCGATCAGGCCGAAGCGTTGCTTGCCGAGACGACCCCGGCACCGATGGAGCCGTACACGCCCTCGATCGGGCGTGACACCAGTATGTTCGCCAATGTCCCCGCCGCGCGCGAACTGCTGCGCGCCTCGCTGGCCGGGCTGCGCGGTGATGTTGCCCAGGCGGTCGCAGCGATGCAGCGCGCGCTGAGTCTCGTGAACGAGCAGGAACACGGGCCGCGCATGTCGCTGCGCTGGAGTATGGCGCTGGTCGACTGGATGCGTGGGCGGCTCGCCAAGGCCGAGCAGGCCTACCTGGACCTGTATGCCGCGGGCAAGGCTGCGGGCGAGCCCCACCCTGCGCTGGGGGCCAACGCGCTGCTGGCGCGTGTGCGCCGTGCGCGGGGCCGCCTGGGTGAAACCCTGCAAACCTATGAGGACGGCCTGCTGTTCGCCGCCAACACGGGCGCATCAGCAACACCGACCGTGGCCATGACCTATGTCGGCATGGCTGAGGTGTTCTACCAGCGCAACCAGCTGGATCAGGCGCTGCGCTACGCTACAGCCGCGGTGCCCCTCGGCCAGCAGCTGGTGTCCATGTTGACCGCGGCGACAGCCCGTGCCGTCCTCGCCTGGACACATCAGGCGCGTGGCGACCAGGCCGCTGCCCGCGCTGCGATCGACGACGCATCCCGTCTCCTTCCCTCCGATCAGGTCGCTGCACTGCACAACCCGGTGCCCGCCGAGCGGGCGCGCCTGCTGCTCGCCCAGGGCGACTTCCAGGCCGCGCTCGATTGGGCCACGGCGCGCAGGTTGAGCGATACGGACGAACTCCGCTACCCTCATGAGCGCGACTACCTGGTGTTCGCGCGCATCCTGCTGGCCCAGAATGCGCCGGATCGCGCGCTGCACGTGCTTGAAGGCCTCGAAGCTCTGGCGCGTGAACAGGGTCGGCTCGAAAGCGTCCTTGAAGCCCGCGCGCTTACGGCACTGGCGCTCGCCGCGCTGGGCGACCGCGCGCCGGCGCAGGCCGCGCTCCGTGAGGCGCTCGCCCTGGCACAGCCGGAAGGCTATGTGCGTATCTTCGCCGACGAGGGTGCACCCATGGCGGCGCTGCTGCGGCAGATCACGGGCGAACTCCGCCCCTTTGCGCTCCAGGTGCTGGCTGCAATCGGCGGATCACCTGCGCCGCTAGCACACAACCCAACCACCGCCCTGGTGGAACCTCTGACCGAGCGCGAACTGGACGTGCTGCGCGCGCTCGCTGCCGGCCACTCCAATCAGGCGATTGCCCAGCAACTCTACCTCTCGGTTGCAACCGTGAAAGTCCACCTCAAGCATATCTACAGCAAGCTCGCCGTCAACAGCCGCACCGAGGCGATCGCCCGCGCCCGCGAGCTGAATCTCGTGTAATCTCCCTTCGCGGCACCCCTCGCCGCGGCGGGCGGCCGGAAAAATACCACCACCACTACCCCCTTCGGATGATGCCACTGCTACGCGGAGAGCCTATAACGATGCCATGACACTGATGCTCAGGAGGATCCCTTCTCGGTCAGCATCCTTGTGTCGCTTTGGCGGTAGGGTCAGGCCGACCAAACCGGGTCTCTTTAATCGCCGCACCGGCGGGACGGCGTATGTCAGCGCACCAGACCGAGGTAGCGCAATCTGCAGGCTAGTTTAGACTTATCCAGGCCATGTGGAGGCATGGCCTGATGGGCTGGGAGCAAGGAGCGTGAACCATGAAAAGATTTTGGATACCCGCGCGCTATCACCATCCGGTGATGCGCGGCCTGAACTACGCACTCGCGATCATTCTTGTTCCCTTCCTGGCCGGCATTGCCGGCATGAGCGTTCGTATCGTTGCCGGCATGCGCGCTGATCCCAATCCGCCGCCCTTCACCGGCGCGCTGCCAGCGCCGCCTGCGCACGACCCCACGAAACACACCGCGGTGGTCATCGCTGCTAACAGCGGCACCGAGGGCAGCGACTTTCTTGGCCCCTACGCGGTGCTCGCCCATTCCGGCGCGTTCAACCTGTATACCGTTGCGCCCGAGCGCCGCATCACCCACCTCTTCTCCGGCGGTCCGAGCATGCGCGGGGTTGACTTCGTGCCGCATTACTCATTCGCCGAGTATGATGCCATCATCGGTAGCAACCCCGATCTGATCGTTATTCCGTACCTGCCCTTTCGCGAGGCGCCCGAATATCAGACGATCATGAACTGGATCCGCGCCCACGCCGGTCCGCACACGATTCTGCTCTCGGTCTGCGTCGGCGCCAGAAACCTGGCCGATACCGGGCTACTGAACGGCCGACGCGCCACGACTCATCACTATCTCTTCCCGTTCATGGAGTTGCTGTATCCCGACGTACGTCTGGTGCGCGGCGTGCGCTACCTGGAGGATGGTAATCTCATTTCGGCGGCCGGGGTGACCGCGGGCGTGGATGGAACGCTGCACGTTGTGGAGCGCATGATCGGGGCCGATGCTGCGCGCGACGTCGCACGACAGATCAACTACCCTCACACCCGCTTTCTCGACAATCCGTCCTATAACGCACCGCCAACCACGCTTGCGCTGCTGGCAAGCCCGCTTACGAACCTGCGCCTGATCGCCGCCCCGCTGTTCAACGTGTTCCTGAGCGGCTACCGCCTGGATAGCGACCAGGTGGGCGTAGCGCTGTACGACGGGATCAGCGAACTGGCACTGGCCTCGGTGGTTGATACCTACCCACGTGCGGGTACGCTGATCGTCAACACGGTAGCACCTGAGCGCGAGGTGGTGCTGTCGCAACACGGGCTGGCATTCGTCCCGCGCTGGAGCTTCGCCGACGCACCGCGGCTTGACCGGCTCATCCTGCCGGGCAGCCCCAATGATGCTGCGGCCGCAGCGTTCGAGCGCTGGACGCAGGAACGGCAGCAGATTACAGTCGAGCGGGTGCATCAGGGCAGCGGGTATGCCTACGCTGCCACGCTAATGGACATGGCGCGCAGCGAGGGAAGCGCCATTGCGACCCAGGCGGCCTACCAGCTCGAGTACCCGATCGGCACGGCACTGGCGACAGCGCCGCGCTACCGGCCCGAGTTGCTCGTCCGCCTGCTCATCTTGGGGCTGGCCGGGCTGGTGGTGGCAGGGCTGATCGAGCGTCGGCGCGTGAGCCGGGGCAGCAGGCAGCGGTAACCTTCCAAGCTTTCGCCACGATCATGATGCTGATGACACTGGACGCTGCAATAAAGGAACGACACCCATGAGCGATCGGCAGGGCGACCAAGCAGCTGAGCACGCCAGGTTCACTACGTATCCAGCCGACGGGTACGCGCGCTGGATCACTGCGCTCACCCACCGCTGGCCGACGGCGTTGGGCCTCGCGCTCGCTGTCCTGACCTTTGCAGACCAGGAAGTGAGCGTTGAGTTTGTATCCACCATCGCAGGGATCATCCTCCTGATGGCGCTGATCTATTTCGGCGCGGCTGTTCTGGAGCGGCGCTGGACGGCATGGATCCTCTTCCTGATCGGCTTCGCGGTCGTGACTGCAGCACGCCTGCTTGGCCTGCCCACCAGCCCAGCGATTGTGTTTCTGGCTGGCGCGCTCATCTTTCTGGTACTGAGCGTGATTGGCGGTCAATGGCGCGCCAGTGGTAGCTTGCCGCTCCAGGCTATCGGCATGCTGGGCTTTGGTGCAGCTGGCCTCCTGGCGCTCTACGTCACCCCGATCCTTGCTG includes:
- a CDS encoding heme o synthase; this translates as MIARSTATDWRETVKNYVKLTKPTIVGLLLFTTVIPMFLAREGPYDASFWALVFWTLVGGALAAGGAGAINMYLDRDIDARMSRTRQRPIPSNRIQPIHALSFGIVLNLIAFVVLVLTANLLAAVLAMIGTFYYTVVYTSWLKRRTTQNIVIGGAAGAIPPLVGWAAVAGHLSAEPLLLFAIIYYWTPPHFWALALLRQVEYARAGIPMLPVVAGEQATKWQILLYTVLLVAITALLTPLGMAGPLYLVLALALGAIFIRGAYRLYRQPGVSAAWPLYKYSSMYLALVFAAMLIDHLIMRWW
- a CDS encoding LuxR C-terminal-related transcriptional regulator — translated: MLIASRSDPPLPLARWRARNQLHDIRFEDLRFTAEEAAYFLNRVMGLQLAADDIAALMARTEGWIAGLHLAALSLRGRDDQAKRQFVAAFSGSQRYILEYLVEEVLDRQPEHTRRFLLRTSILDYLLGSLCDALTGEADGQSMLEALERANLFVAPMAADRRWYRYHHLFAEMLRLQLQRTEPDLAPVLHRKAALWYAANDLIDDAMHHALAEGDASWIAALLERYVEATLRRGEGETLRRWLAAVPMELVRTRPRLMLAQAVVAFNAGHLDQAEALLAETTPAPMEPYTPSIGRDTSMFANVPAARELLRASLAGLRGDVAQAVAAMQRALSLVNEQEHGPRMSLRWSMALVDWMRGRLAKAEQAYLDLYAAGKAAGEPHPALGANALLARVRRARGRLGETLQTYEDGLLFAANTGASATPTVAMTYVGMAEVFYQRNQLDQALRYATAAVPLGQQLVSMLTAATARAVLAWTHQARGDQAAARAAIDDASRLLPSDQVAALHNPVPAERARLLLAQGDFQAALDWATARRLSDTDELRYPHERDYLVFARILLAQNAPDRALHVLEGLEALAREQGRLESVLEARALTALALAALGDRAPAQAALREALALAQPEGYVRIFADEGAPMAALLRQITGELRPFALQVLAAIGGSPAPLAHNPTTALVEPLTERELDVLRALAAGHSNQAIAQQLYLSVATVKVHLKHIYSKLAVNSRTEAIARARELNLV
- a CDS encoding DJ-1/PfpI family protein, whose amino-acid sequence is MKRFWIPARYHHPVMRGLNYALAIILVPFLAGIAGMSVRIVAGMRADPNPPPFTGALPAPPAHDPTKHTAVVIAANSGTEGSDFLGPYAVLAHSGAFNLYTVAPERRITHLFSGGPSMRGVDFVPHYSFAEYDAIIGSNPDLIVIPYLPFREAPEYQTIMNWIRAHAGPHTILLSVCVGARNLADTGLLNGRRATTHHYLFPFMELLYPDVRLVRGVRYLEDGNLISAAGVTAGVDGTLHVVERMIGADAARDVARQINYPHTRFLDNPSYNAPPTTLALLASPLTNLRLIAAPLFNVFLSGYRLDSDQVGVALYDGISELALASVVDTYPRAGTLIVNTVAPEREVVLSQHGLAFVPRWSFADAPRLDRLILPGSPNDAAAAAFERWTQERQQITVERVHQGSGYAYAATLMDMARSEGSAIATQAAYQLEYPIGTALATAPRYRPELLVRLLILGLAGLVVAGLIERRRVSRGSRQR
- the nagA gene encoding N-acetylglucosamine-6-phosphate deacetylase, which gives rise to MPIVFEHAVLVDATGQREDASLAFAHGRIVPAPSDTPGIDLAGAIVTPGFVDVHTHGGGGYNLQTTDAQEILAYARWAPRTGTTAFLVAVVGVPHALPEAQLRAAVAAIEQGSPAAEPLGIHLEGPYMNPARRGAHDPSWLRQPTPAETEQILALAQGHLRLITLAPELPGADALIQRLAAAGVTVSIGHTDATYEQAAAAIPLGITHATHCFNAMRPLHHREPGALGAIVEHEQVLGELIADGVHVHPAVARILLRALGPERAIIVTDALACAGVPDAVFEFNGQPARVVDGVARLADGTITGSVLTMDQALRNLVQIVGVPLPQAVGMLTRNPARSAGVAARKGRLAPGYDADLLIFDAQLELQATICRGRLAWARADWQERLAALPSI
- a CDS encoding monooxygenase family protein; translated protein: MGIWHETYRIGPGQYESVYSGMPAFGLDKAGRLLPAEGRRERARSRMYSDEPATAAPEQHGAAPEEAQ